The Ornithinimicrobium faecis genome includes a window with the following:
- a CDS encoding SRPBCC family protein, with amino-acid sequence MSEATISRVITASPERVWEVLTDLEHAAQTLSGVASVHLMTDGPYAVGTRWRETRTMFGRSATQEMWVAGCDPLRSTEVQSEAGGTRFTTTFTLVPQSDGAQTELTMRFAADVSTASGLQSMAMKMFGRFAARASSKALEQDLADIATAAETQA; translated from the coding sequence ATGAGCGAGGCCACCATCAGCCGGGTCATCACGGCCTCTCCCGAGCGGGTGTGGGAGGTGCTGACCGACCTGGAGCACGCGGCCCAGACGCTGAGCGGCGTCGCCTCCGTGCACCTGATGACCGACGGACCGTATGCCGTGGGGACCCGGTGGCGCGAGACCCGCACCATGTTCGGTCGGTCGGCCACGCAGGAGATGTGGGTCGCCGGGTGTGATCCGTTGCGGAGCACCGAGGTCCAGTCGGAGGCGGGCGGCACCCGGTTCACCACGACCTTCACCCTCGTGCCGCAGTCCGACGGAGCCCAAACGGAGCTGACGATGCGCTTCGCCGCCGACGTCAGCACTGCCTCGGGTCTGCAGTCCATGGCGATGAAGATGTTCGGCAGGTTCGCCGCGCGGGCGAGCAGCAAGGCGCTGGAGCAGGACCTGGCGGACATTGCGACCGCCGCCGAGACGCAGGCCTGA
- a CDS encoding LytR C-terminal domain-containing protein gives MSTAARRRRRRAALVLTALVTVLAAVGLYALAYFQGWLPDDDGGTGDSDQVTATTAAPSLQPEEVTVNIYNASGAVGIAGRTSEALASHGFEIDAVDNAPQGTEAPQVAEIRHGPEGEDAAKLLSTLVPDAVLVADTREDAEVDLYIGTDFVEVEPAETDESATETE, from the coding sequence ATGTCGACTGCCGCTCGCCGTCGTCGCCGTCGCGCTGCCCTTGTGCTGACCGCGCTGGTCACCGTGCTGGCGGCCGTTGGTCTCTACGCCCTGGCCTACTTCCAGGGTTGGTTGCCCGACGATGATGGTGGCACCGGTGACAGTGACCAGGTGACCGCCACGACGGCGGCGCCGTCGCTGCAGCCGGAGGAGGTGACGGTCAACATCTACAACGCCTCGGGCGCGGTCGGCATCGCCGGTCGCACCAGCGAGGCCCTGGCCAGCCACGGCTTCGAGATCGACGCGGTGGACAACGCCCCCCAGGGCACCGAGGCCCCACAGGTCGCCGAGATCCGGCATGGCCCGGAGGGCGAAGACGCAGCCAAGCTGCTGAGCACGCTGGTGCCCGATGCCGTGCTGGTCGCCGACACCCGCGAGGACGCCGAGGTCGATCTCTATATCGGCACGGACTTCGTGGAGGTCGAGCCCGCGGAGACCGACGAGTCCGCCACTGAGACCGAGTGA
- a CDS encoding type II toxin-antitoxin system VapB family antitoxin, which yields MIFQGVGDGQPYPPHHLEDWSHLPPRMIRLDELITTKSTLDLQHLLAADSTFYGDIFCHVVEFRDQLYLEDGLHRALRAALAGRPFVHGRVLVVTAPSAR from the coding sequence ATGATCTTCCAGGGAGTGGGCGACGGGCAGCCCTACCCACCCCACCATCTGGAGGACTGGTCCCACCTGCCACCGCGGATGATCCGGCTCGATGAGTTGATCACCACGAAGTCGACCCTGGACCTGCAGCACCTGCTGGCAGCGGACTCCACCTTCTATGGCGACATCTTCTGCCATGTGGTGGAGTTTCGCGATCAGCTCTATCTCGAGGACGGCCTGCACCGTGCGCTGCGGGCCGCTCTCGCGGGACGGCCCTTCGTGCACGGGCGTGTCCTCGTGGTCACCGCACCGAGTGCTCGATAG
- a CDS encoding vWA domain-containing protein → MKKTMLAVLLVVGLGATACSGDPEPNDPDKGTRTTGPERTADDHEGARRYFEDYTEAADGDGAVGAAAPSAVDSAQEEGAVEADVAEPMPVPPGPMPPPPSPGEDNEFTDVGDTKWVAAQESPQSTFALDVDTGSYRVAQSQAAEGLAPEPDSIRVEEWVNSFAYADNSPEQSALGLQVETGAAPRAEDGTALVRVGISAQDVAGEDRPPANITFVIDTSGSMDIRERLGLVKSSLALLAESLNEDDTIAIVTYGDDAEPVLEPTKVADRDIIIGAIDDLTSGGSTNMEAGLRMGYQQAREAHIEDGINVVVLASDGVANVGMTDGDALADEIAGAGEEGIHLVTVGYGMGNYNDTLMESLANQGDGFYAYLDTFEEAEQLFVEDLTQTLTVVARDAKSQVEFNPEFVESFRLIGYQNRALEDDEFRDDTVDAGELGAGHRVSALYELIPTDAVTDGAAVGEARLRWADPESGETAEVNAPITWSQDESSQTLRLAALVADSAELLKGNSIVTERGTTLEQLRTEAESLAAEDVDGVEELLGLLDSDLELSERPSDD, encoded by the coding sequence ATGAAGAAGACGATGCTTGCAGTGCTGCTCGTGGTGGGGCTCGGTGCCACGGCATGCTCAGGGGACCCCGAGCCGAACGACCCCGACAAGGGCACGAGGACGACGGGCCCTGAGCGAACCGCCGATGATCACGAGGGCGCGCGCCGCTACTTCGAGGACTACACCGAGGCCGCGGACGGGGATGGTGCCGTCGGGGCCGCAGCACCCTCCGCCGTCGACTCCGCGCAGGAGGAGGGGGCCGTGGAAGCCGATGTCGCTGAGCCCATGCCGGTGCCGCCGGGACCGATGCCTCCTCCTCCAAGCCCCGGGGAGGACAACGAGTTCACCGACGTCGGGGACACGAAATGGGTTGCGGCCCAGGAGAGCCCGCAGTCGACCTTCGCCCTGGATGTCGACACCGGCTCCTACCGCGTGGCGCAGTCCCAGGCCGCCGAGGGCCTGGCCCCGGAGCCGGACTCCATCCGGGTCGAGGAGTGGGTCAATTCCTTTGCGTATGCCGACAACTCACCTGAGCAGAGCGCGTTGGGCCTGCAGGTGGAGACCGGGGCGGCGCCGCGTGCCGAGGACGGGACCGCCCTCGTGCGCGTCGGCATCAGTGCGCAGGATGTGGCCGGCGAGGACCGCCCGCCGGCGAACATCACCTTCGTGATCGACACCTCGGGCTCGATGGACATCCGGGAGCGGCTCGGGCTGGTGAAGTCGTCCCTGGCGCTGCTGGCCGAGAGCCTCAACGAGGACGACACCATCGCGATCGTCACCTACGGCGATGACGCCGAGCCGGTGCTGGAGCCGACCAAGGTCGCCGACCGCGACATCATCATCGGTGCCATCGACGACCTGACCAGTGGCGGCTCCACCAACATGGAGGCCGGTCTGCGGATGGGCTATCAGCAGGCCCGCGAGGCCCACATCGAGGATGGCATCAACGTGGTGGTGCTGGCCTCCGACGGCGTCGCCAATGTCGGCATGACCGACGGGGACGCACTGGCCGACGAGATCGCCGGCGCGGGCGAGGAGGGCATCCACCTGGTCACTGTCGGCTACGGGATGGGCAACTACAACGACACCCTCATGGAGTCCCTGGCCAACCAGGGCGACGGCTTCTACGCCTATCTCGACACCTTCGAGGAGGCCGAGCAGCTCTTTGTCGAGGACCTCACGCAGACGCTGACGGTCGTGGCGCGCGATGCCAAGAGCCAGGTCGAGTTCAACCCCGAGTTCGTCGAGTCCTTTCGCCTCATCGGTTATCAGAACCGCGCACTGGAGGACGACGAGTTCCGCGACGACACCGTGGACGCCGGCGAGCTCGGTGCGGGACACCGCGTCTCTGCCCTTTACGAGCTGATCCCGACCGACGCTGTCACCGACGGTGCTGCCGTCGGTGAGGCCCGGCTGCGCTGGGCCGACCCGGAGTCCGGGGAGACCGCGGAGGTCAACGCGCCCATCACGTGGTCCCAGGACGAGTCGTCACAGACCCTGCGCCTGGCCGCCCTGGTGGCCGACTCGGCCGAGCTGCTCAAGGGCAACAGCATCGTGACCGAGCGCGGCACCACCCTCGAGCAACTGCGCACCGAGGCCGAAAGCCTGGCCGCTGAGGACGTCGACGGCGTGGAGGAACTGCTCGGCCTGCTCGACTCGGACCTGGAGTTGTCCGAGCGGCCCAGCGACGACTAA
- a CDS encoding zinc-dependent alcohol dehydrogenase family protein, whose protein sequence is MDATVLHAPGDIRLEQVPDPEILRPTDAVVKVAATCVCGSDLWPYRGVSKVTRPRRIGHEFIGVVEEVGAEVTSVRPGDFVITPFLWSDNTCAHCAAGMQSVCANGGGFGGKDRNGDFVDGCQGEFVRVPLADGTLVATPEQPDEALLPSLLTLTDVLATGWHAAVSARVQPGSTVVVVGDGAVGLCGVLSASLQGAERVIAMSRHADRQAVATEFGATDIVAERGDEGVARVMELTDGVGADAVLECVGTKESMDQALASARPGSSVGFVGVPHGAEPPMGQMFSRNVGLAGGVAPVRGYLADLLPRVLDGQINPGRVFDSVLPLSQVADAYRAMDERTAIKVMLRP, encoded by the coding sequence ATGGACGCCACTGTGCTGCACGCCCCGGGAGACATCCGCCTCGAGCAGGTGCCCGACCCCGAGATCCTCCGCCCCACCGACGCCGTCGTCAAGGTCGCAGCGACCTGCGTGTGCGGGTCGGACCTGTGGCCCTATCGCGGCGTCTCAAAGGTCACCCGGCCACGGCGCATCGGCCACGAGTTCATCGGCGTGGTCGAGGAGGTCGGCGCCGAGGTGACTTCGGTGCGCCCCGGCGACTTCGTCATCACGCCGTTCCTGTGGTCGGACAACACCTGCGCCCACTGCGCGGCTGGGATGCAGTCAGTGTGCGCCAACGGCGGCGGCTTCGGCGGCAAGGACCGCAACGGGGACTTCGTGGACGGCTGCCAGGGCGAGTTCGTGCGCGTGCCCCTGGCCGACGGCACGCTGGTCGCCACGCCCGAGCAGCCAGACGAGGCCCTGCTGCCGTCGTTGCTCACGCTCACCGACGTGCTGGCCACCGGCTGGCACGCCGCCGTCTCCGCGCGGGTGCAGCCCGGCAGCACCGTGGTAGTGGTCGGCGACGGTGCCGTCGGGCTCTGCGGGGTGCTGTCCGCCTCGCTGCAGGGTGCCGAACGGGTGATCGCGATGTCCAGGCACGCCGACCGACAGGCCGTGGCCACCGAGTTCGGCGCGACCGACATCGTGGCCGAGCGCGGTGACGAGGGCGTGGCCCGTGTCATGGAGCTCACGGACGGCGTCGGTGCGGACGCCGTGCTGGAGTGCGTCGGCACCAAGGAGTCGATGGACCAGGCCCTGGCCAGCGCCCGCCCCGGCTCGAGCGTCGGCTTCGTGGGTGTGCCACACGGTGCGGAGCCGCCGATGGGCCAGATGTTCAGCCGCAACGTCGGCCTCGCGGGAGGCGTCGCGCCGGTGCGCGGCTATCTCGCCGATCTGCTCCCCCGGGTGCTGGATGGTCAGATCAACCCCGGCCGGGTCTTCGACTCCGTGCTGCCGCTGAGCCAGGTCGCCGACGCCTATCGCGCGATGGACGAGCGCACCGCCATCAAGGTGATGCTGCGCCCCTGA
- a CDS encoding AAA family ATPase, protein MHLVVIFGPPAVGKMTIGRRVVERSQFRLFHNHAMIEPLLEVFDYGTPPFRRLIGALRQQVVEEAAAAGTDLVMTYVWGLEIPEDAEEIAQQISPYVDRGAAISFVELAAGLDTRLQRNRTEHRLAEKRSKRDVEWSDSNVREMQRHVMNTGGDQDADLPGLRLLRQHPHLRVDTSELAPEQSAERILAWLSG, encoded by the coding sequence ATGCACCTCGTTGTGATCTTCGGACCCCCGGCGGTGGGCAAGATGACCATCGGACGCAGGGTCGTCGAGCGTAGCCAGTTCCGACTCTTCCACAACCACGCCATGATCGAGCCGCTGCTGGAGGTCTTCGACTACGGCACCCCGCCGTTCCGACGTCTGATCGGCGCCTTGCGCCAGCAGGTCGTCGAGGAGGCTGCTGCGGCCGGGACGGACCTGGTGATGACCTATGTGTGGGGGCTCGAGATCCCCGAGGACGCGGAGGAGATCGCTCAGCAGATCTCTCCCTACGTCGACCGTGGTGCCGCCATCTCGTTCGTGGAACTGGCCGCGGGGCTGGACACGCGGCTCCAGCGCAATCGCACCGAGCACCGGCTGGCGGAGAAGCGGTCCAAGCGCGACGTGGAGTGGTCCGACTCCAACGTGCGCGAGATGCAGCGGCACGTGATGAACACCGGCGGGGACCAGGACGCGGACCTGCCGGGCCTGCGGCTGCTGAGACAGCACCCGCACCTTCGCGTGGACACCAGCGAGCTGGCTCCGGAGCAGTCCGCCGAGCGCATCCTGGCCTGGCTGTCGGGATGA
- a CDS encoding arginine deiminase encodes MPLHVGSEVGRLRQVIVHRPDLEMHRLTPENKERYLFDEILWVERAQEEHDEFVRVMRERDVTVHHFHELLEQTLAIPEARRQILSQTLDDRHLGPFASQEMHELFDKMADRELTQFLIGGITKAEVLERMDAPRSVVIAQMDPHEALLAPLPNHLFTRDTSAWLYGGVAVNSMHKKARRRETVHYEAIYQFHPMFKDVGMDWWTEGVEAGPATAEGGDILVLGNKVLLVGVSERTTTQGVERLAQRTLASDQIDTIIALDMPKARAVMHLDTVMTMLDEQTFTKYSGLPDLSSYTITSNGAGDSALPDLHIRSNDPADMMQVIGDAMGIGTPRVVAADQDPRAAAREQWDDGCNVLALEPGVVMAYQRNTVTNDFLRGLGFEVLEIAGQELGRGRGGPRCMSCPIERDPLG; translated from the coding sequence ATGCCACTCCACGTGGGCTCCGAGGTGGGCCGGCTCCGGCAGGTGATCGTGCACCGACCTGACCTGGAGATGCACCGCCTCACCCCGGAGAACAAGGAGCGCTACCTGTTCGACGAGATCCTCTGGGTCGAGCGTGCGCAGGAGGAGCATGACGAGTTCGTCCGCGTCATGCGCGAGCGTGACGTCACCGTGCACCACTTCCACGAGCTGCTCGAGCAGACGCTGGCCATCCCCGAGGCGCGGCGGCAGATCCTGTCGCAGACCCTGGATGACCGCCATCTCGGTCCGTTCGCGTCCCAGGAGATGCATGAGCTGTTCGACAAGATGGCCGACCGGGAGCTCACGCAGTTTCTGATCGGCGGCATCACCAAGGCTGAGGTGCTGGAGCGCATGGACGCCCCGCGCTCGGTCGTCATCGCCCAGATGGACCCGCACGAGGCGCTGCTCGCCCCGTTGCCCAACCACCTGTTCACCCGGGACACGTCCGCCTGGCTCTATGGCGGGGTCGCGGTCAACTCGATGCACAAGAAGGCCCGGCGCCGCGAGACCGTGCACTATGAGGCGATCTATCAGTTCCACCCGATGTTCAAGGACGTCGGCATGGACTGGTGGACCGAGGGCGTCGAGGCGGGACCCGCCACCGCCGAGGGCGGCGACATCCTGGTGCTCGGCAACAAGGTGCTGCTTGTCGGCGTCAGCGAGCGGACCACCACGCAGGGGGTCGAGCGCCTCGCGCAGCGCACCCTCGCCTCCGACCAGATCGACACGATCATCGCGCTGGACATGCCCAAGGCGCGGGCCGTGATGCACCTGGACACCGTGATGACGATGCTCGACGAGCAGACCTTCACCAAGTATTCGGGCCTGCCCGACCTCTCGAGCTACACCATCACCTCCAACGGCGCCGGGGACTCCGCGCTGCCCGACCTGCACATCCGCTCCAACGACCCGGCCGACATGATGCAGGTGATCGGGGACGCGATGGGCATCGGCACGCCTCGTGTCGTCGCCGCAGACCAGGACCCACGCGCCGCGGCCCGCGAGCAGTGGGACGACGGCTGCAATGTGTTGGCTCTCGAGCCGGGTGTCGTCATGGCCTATCAGCGCAACACGGTCACCAACGACTTCCTGCGCGGACTGGGCTTTGAGGTCCTGGAGATCGCCGGCCAGGAGCTTGGGCGCGGTCGCGGCGGTCCTCGCTGCATGTCCTGCCCCATCGAGCGCGATCCGCTGGGCTGA
- a CDS encoding sterol carrier family protein has translation MPPRRRTPLDQGEQALALWRSAPDEVPRQALATAVRYTLEELAERAPGRSVEVRVPPFGAVQCIEGPRHTRGTPTNVVEADAQSWLRMVTGASTWEQEREAGAVRASGQRADLSEWLPLDL, from the coding sequence TTGCCGCCACGTCGACGCACCCCGCTGGACCAGGGCGAGCAGGCCCTGGCGCTCTGGCGCTCGGCACCGGACGAGGTGCCCCGCCAGGCGCTCGCCACGGCTGTGCGATACACGCTGGAGGAGCTCGCCGAGCGCGCACCCGGCCGCTCGGTCGAGGTCCGCGTGCCGCCCTTCGGTGCTGTGCAGTGCATCGAAGGCCCGCGCCACACTCGCGGCACCCCCACCAACGTGGTGGAGGCCGACGCGCAGTCCTGGCTGCGGATGGTCACCGGGGCCTCCACCTGGGAGCAGGAGCGCGAGGCGGGCGCTGTCCGCGCCAGCGGCCAGCGCGCCGACCTCTCGGAGTGGCTCCCGCTGGACCTGTGA
- a CDS encoding LLM class flavin-dependent oxidoreductase has translation MRHGICILPEHPWAVAEPLWRRADELEFDHAWTYDHLVWGGLPDSPWHSTVATLTAAAMVTDRIKLGTLVSSPNFRHPVELARDVVTLDDISGGRVLLGVGAGGDLDAALLGESLTRGERSRRFREFVPLLDRCLREDHVDHAGEFFTAVDARNLTPVAAPLVVAAEGPRAMELAVTYAEGWVTTGPASGDWAQRDAVDEWWRGVAERAERFSEAESVGAAGAGARPLDRYLTLDASGPAALSSVEFLTEQVGRAAGLGFTDVIVHWPRPEAPYSGDLGVLEAYLASVPPPST, from the coding sequence ATGCGTCATGGCATCTGCATCCTGCCCGAGCACCCCTGGGCCGTGGCCGAGCCCCTCTGGCGGCGTGCCGACGAGCTCGAGTTTGACCACGCGTGGACCTATGACCACCTGGTGTGGGGCGGGCTCCCGGACTCACCGTGGCACTCCACCGTCGCCACGCTGACGGCGGCCGCGATGGTCACCGATCGGATCAAGCTGGGCACGTTGGTCAGCTCCCCGAACTTCCGGCACCCGGTCGAGTTGGCCCGTGATGTCGTCACACTCGATGACATCTCCGGTGGGCGGGTGCTGCTGGGCGTTGGTGCCGGTGGCGACCTCGATGCCGCTCTCCTGGGCGAGTCGCTGACCCGGGGCGAGCGCTCCCGTCGGTTCCGCGAGTTCGTGCCGTTGCTGGACCGGTGCCTGCGCGAGGACCACGTCGACCATGCCGGGGAGTTCTTCACCGCTGTCGACGCCCGCAACCTCACCCCGGTCGCGGCGCCGTTGGTTGTCGCCGCGGAGGGGCCGCGGGCGATGGAGCTCGCCGTGACGTATGCCGAGGGCTGGGTCACCACCGGCCCTGCCAGTGGCGACTGGGCCCAGCGGGATGCGGTGGACGAGTGGTGGCGGGGCGTCGCAGAGCGCGCGGAGCGGTTCTCTGAGGCTGAGTCTGTGGGGGCCGCTGGCGCTGGCGCCCGGCCGCTGGACCGCTATCTGACGCTTGATGCCTCGGGACCAGCCGCGCTGAGCAGCGTGGAGTTCCTGACCGAGCAGGTGGGGCGCGCCGCGGGGCTCGGGTTCACCGACGTGATCGTGCACTGGCCGCGTCCCGAGGCGCCCTATTCGGGAGACCTCGGTGTGCTGGAGGCCTACCTCGCGTCGGTGCCACCCCCGAGCACCTGA
- the purF gene encoding amidophosphoribosyltransferase, translating to MARADGRLSHDLMPDEKAPQDECGVFGVWAPGEEVAKLTYYGLYALQHRGQEAAGIATSDGRSLLVYKDVGLVSQVFDESSLASLRGHLAVGHCRYSTTGRNSWENAQPTLGGTQDQTVALAHNGNLINTGELRDQLAEAYGGDLSKAPGELRRGNTTDTALVTGLLTADPDLSLEASALQVLPTLRGAFCLVFCDEQTLYAARDPQGIRPLVLGRLERGWVVSSETSGLDIVGASFVREVEPGELIAIDQNGLRSQRFAETDRKGCVFEYVYLARPDTTLNGRGVYESRVEMGRTLAREHPVEADMVMPTPESGTPAAIGYAEQSGIPYGNGLVKNAYVGRTFIAPSQTIRQLGIRLKLNPLREVIRGKRLVVVDDSIVRGNTQRALMRMLREAGAAEVHVRISSPPVRWPCFYGIDFATRAELIATGLDVEDIRQSIGADSLGYISHDGMVASTQQPRDQLCTACFSGVYPIELPEFEKLGKDVLELDFPTGDRMAKPAERHTPLHARADGVPLSAHGGAADAVTRP from the coding sequence GTGGCACGCGCAGACGGACGGCTCTCCCACGATCTGATGCCCGACGAGAAGGCCCCCCAGGATGAGTGCGGGGTCTTCGGTGTCTGGGCGCCGGGGGAGGAGGTTGCCAAGCTCACCTACTACGGCCTCTATGCCCTGCAGCACCGCGGGCAGGAGGCGGCCGGCATCGCGACCAGCGACGGCCGATCGCTGCTGGTCTACAAGGACGTCGGCCTCGTGTCCCAGGTCTTCGACGAGTCCAGCCTGGCCTCGCTGCGCGGTCACCTCGCGGTCGGCCACTGCCGCTATTCCACCACCGGACGCAACTCCTGGGAGAACGCCCAGCCCACGCTTGGCGGCACGCAGGACCAGACCGTCGCCCTCGCGCACAACGGCAATCTGATCAACACCGGGGAGTTGCGCGACCAGCTGGCCGAGGCCTATGGCGGCGACCTGAGCAAGGCCCCCGGCGAGCTCCGCCGCGGCAACACCACCGACACCGCCCTGGTCACGGGGCTGCTCACCGCCGACCCAGACCTCTCCCTCGAGGCCTCGGCCCTGCAGGTGCTGCCCACCCTGCGGGGCGCGTTCTGCCTGGTCTTCTGCGACGAGCAGACGCTGTATGCCGCTCGCGACCCCCAGGGGATCCGTCCCCTGGTCCTGGGTCGGCTGGAGCGGGGGTGGGTGGTCTCCTCCGAGACCTCCGGCCTGGACATCGTGGGTGCCTCGTTCGTCCGCGAGGTCGAGCCCGGTGAGCTGATCGCGATCGACCAGAACGGCCTGCGCAGCCAACGGTTCGCCGAGACCGACCGCAAGGGCTGCGTCTTCGAGTATGTCTATCTCGCGCGCCCCGACACCACCCTCAACGGCCGTGGTGTCTATGAGTCGCGCGTGGAGATGGGCCGGACCCTGGCCCGGGAGCACCCGGTCGAGGCGGACATGGTGATGCCGACGCCCGAGTCGGGCACCCCCGCAGCGATCGGCTATGCGGAGCAGTCCGGCATTCCCTACGGCAACGGCCTCGTCAAGAACGCCTATGTCGGGCGCACCTTCATCGCGCCCAGCCAGACCATCCGCCAGCTCGGCATCCGGCTCAAGCTCAACCCGCTGCGCGAGGTGATCCGCGGCAAGCGCCTGGTGGTCGTCGACGACTCGATCGTGCGCGGCAACACCCAGCGCGCCCTGATGCGGATGCTGCGCGAGGCCGGCGCCGCCGAGGTGCACGTGCGGATCTCCTCACCGCCGGTGCGTTGGCCCTGCTTCTATGGCATCGACTTCGCCACCCGCGCCGAGCTGATCGCCACCGGTCTGGACGTGGAGGACATCCGGCAGTCCATCGGCGCCGACAGCCTGGGCTACATCAGCCACGACGGCATGGTCGCCTCCACACAGCAGCCGCGCGACCAGCTGTGCACCGCCTGCTTCTCCGGCGTCTACCCGATCGAGCTGCCCGAGTTCGAGAAGCTCGGCAAGGACGTCCTCGAGCTCGACTTCCCCACGGGTGACCGGATGGCCAAGCCGGCCGAGCGGCATACGCCCCTGCACGCCCGCGCCGACGGGGTGCCGCTGTCCGCCCACGGTGGCGCGGCCGACGCCGTCACCCGACCCTGA
- the purM gene encoding phosphoribosylformylglycinamidine cyclo-ligase, with amino-acid sequence MSEPITYAGAGVDVEAGDRAVELMKESVARAQRPEVVGGLGGFAGLFDASALRGMSRPILATSTDGVGTKVAIAQAMDRHDTIGIDLVGMVVDDIVVSGAEPLFMTDYIACGKVVPERIAAIVSGIARGCELAGVALVGGETAEHPGLLAPDEYDVAGAATGVVEYDDVLGPQRVREGDVVLALASSGLHSNGYSLVRRVIAAAGWDWGRHVDELGRTIGDEALEPTRIYTKMLLDLIRTPGLNVHALSHVTGGGLAANLARVLPTGALATVDRSSWTPPAIFSLVQHLGSVPQADLERTLNMGVGFVAVVPGEQADAAVARSVELGVPAWVLGEVAADTGETGADIVRGAKGVDGGAVQVTGSHTS; translated from the coding sequence TTGAGCGAGCCGATCACCTATGCCGGAGCCGGTGTGGACGTCGAGGCCGGCGACCGCGCTGTCGAGCTGATGAAGGAGTCGGTGGCTCGGGCACAGCGCCCCGAGGTGGTCGGCGGGCTCGGAGGTTTCGCCGGACTGTTCGACGCCAGCGCGCTGCGTGGCATGAGTCGCCCGATCCTGGCGACCAGCACCGACGGTGTCGGCACCAAGGTCGCGATCGCGCAGGCGATGGACCGGCACGACACCATCGGCATCGACCTGGTCGGCATGGTCGTCGACGACATCGTGGTCAGCGGGGCAGAGCCGCTGTTCATGACCGACTACATCGCGTGCGGCAAGGTCGTCCCGGAGCGCATCGCAGCCATCGTCTCCGGCATCGCGCGGGGCTGTGAGCTGGCCGGCGTCGCCCTCGTGGGCGGCGAGACCGCTGAGCACCCCGGCCTGCTGGCGCCGGACGAGTATGACGTGGCCGGGGCCGCCACGGGTGTCGTTGAGTATGACGACGTGCTGGGTCCGCAACGGGTCCGCGAGGGAGACGTGGTGCTGGCCCTGGCCTCGTCGGGGTTGCACTCCAACGGCTATTCCCTCGTGCGGCGCGTGATCGCTGCCGCAGGGTGGGACTGGGGCCGCCACGTCGACGAGCTTGGGCGCACGATTGGGGACGAGGCCCTCGAGCCGACCCGGATCTACACCAAGATGCTGCTCGATCTGATCCGCACCCCGGGCCTCAACGTGCATGCGCTCTCGCACGTCACCGGTGGCGGGCTGGCGGCCAACCTCGCACGGGTCCTGCCGACTGGGGCGCTCGCGACCGTCGACCGCTCGAGCTGGACCCCGCCGGCGATCTTCTCGCTCGTGCAGCACCTGGGGTCGGTGCCGCAGGCCGACCTGGAGCGCACCCTCAACATGGGCGTCGGTTTCGTGGCTGTGGTCCCGGGAGAGCAGGCCGATGCGGCCGTGGCGCGTTCTGTCGAGCTGGGCGTGCCCGCGTGGGTGCTGGGCGAGGTGGCGGCCGACACCGGCGAGACCGGGGCGGACATTGTGCGTGGCGCCAAGGGCGTCGACGGCGGCGCCGTGCAGGTCACTGGCTCACACACCTCCTGA
- a CDS encoding DUF3073 domain-containing protein, with protein sequence MGRGRAKAKQTKVARRLKYYSPDTDLNALARELGADGKPVTARADESVDDESEEDDAYDRWASSEN encoded by the coding sequence ATGGGGCGCGGCCGGGCCAAAGCAAAGCAGACCAAGGTCGCCCGGAGACTGAAGTACTACTCTCCGGACACTGACCTCAACGCACTCGCGCGCGAGTTGGGAGCAGACGGCAAACCCGTCACCGCTCGCGCCGACGAGTCCGTTGATGACGAGTCCGAGGAGGACGACGCCTACGACCGTTGGGCATCCTCCGAGAACTAA